A stretch of Henckelia pumila isolate YLH828 chromosome 4, ASM3356847v2, whole genome shotgun sequence DNA encodes these proteins:
- the LOC140866958 gene encoding uncharacterized protein, whose product MLQCHKETIARLFYNVSSSFLLLHIFFHFTSIFLAKLFIFFGGNPFHQRNQDGYVFNGLSDEETEEGDEYSCHKPVEGGKRDANLSYGDHGPFIIRNPEDELGRQSLDSSEATCYGSMDDVESGDEEVVEEDHVVRDSDSCFDSDEVETDPTSNYGSSSRDDTCTPDEIHENGNKNQQAEELNFRQEEDFLVFQPSKAEGKKLVQEHDDEGEIFGDTFTIGSTSKDSSEWRSSINCRDSGTDDPFSSSSRRSCPKWESYTLFQKYDEEMLFLDRISAQKLHETESLRSIQACPRSISERIVHKLGTINKKSSKFRNNPYQELEAAYVAQICLTWEALNWNYKYFQRLRATRREHDPGCPAYIAQQFQQFQVLLQRYVENEPYEHGRRPEIYARIRSLAPKLLQVPEYRDSDQDDKRDQAESNGSRIPSDSFLHIMKESIRTFMNFMKQDKRSHCQILAAFFSRKRSGSADATLLHLLKRVNKKKKAKLNDLKRSGKCLRRRRLREEEELEILMALIDLKVVSRVLRMGDLSGEHLNWCENKMSKVRVSDRKLQRDSSPLFFPAHE is encoded by the exons ATGCTGCAATGTCACAAAGAAACAATTGCTAGGCTTTTCTACAACGTCTCCAGCTCTTTCTTGCTTCTCCACATCTTCTTCCATTTCACTTCCATATTTCTTGCCAAATTGTTCATCTTCTTTGGAGGCAATCCATTCCACCAAAG GAACCAAGATGGATATGTTTTCAACGGTTTATCCGACGAGGAAACGGAGGAAGGGGACGAGTACTCGTGCCACAAGCCGGTGGAGGGAGGGAAACGCGACGCGAACCTAAGTTATGGAGATCATGGACCATTCATCATTCGGAATCCGGAAGACGAGTTGGGAAGACAGAGTTTGGATAGTAGTGAGGCAACATGTTATGGCTCGATGGATGACGTCGAATCCGGTGACGAAGAGGTTGTTGAAGAGGATCATGTGGTGAGAGATTCTGATTCTTGTTTTGATTCTGATGAAGTCGAAACTGACCCCACTTCAAATTATGGCTCCAGCTCGAGGGATGACACTTGTACACCAg ATGAGATTCATGAGAATGGCAACAAGAATCAGCAGGCAGAGGAATTGAATTTCAGACAAGAAGAGGATTTTCTTGTGTTTCAACCATCAAAAGCAGAAGGCAAGAAGCTGGTGCAGGAACATGATGATGAGGGTGAAATATTTGGAGACACTTTTACTATTGGATCGACTTCGAAAGATTCGTCGGAATGGAGAAGCTCCATCAACTGCAGGGACTCTGGTACTGATGATCCCTTTTCGTCTTCTTCGCGTAGAAGCTGCCCCAAGTGGGAATCATACACCTTGTTCCAGAAATACGACGAAGAAATGCTGTTTTTAGATCGAATCAGCGCGCAAAAACTCCACGAAACAG AATCATTGAGATCCATACAAGCATGTCCAAGATCCATATCAGAAAGGATTGTTCATAAACTAGGAACAATAAACAAAAAGTCATCAAAATTTCGCAACAATCCGTATCAAGAACTGGAGGCTGCTTATGTAGCGCAGATTTGTTTGACATGGGAAGCCCTCAACTGGAACTACAAGTACTTCCAACGTCTAAGAGCCACTCGTCGCGAGCATGATCCGGGGTGCCCTGCTTATATCGCGCAACAGTTCCAACAGTTTCAAGTTCTTCTGCAGAGGTATGTCGAAAATGAGCCATATGAGCATGGGAGAAGGCCAGAAATCTATGCTAGGATAAGGAGTTTAGCACCAAAATTGCTTCAGGTCCCGGAATACAGAG ATTCGGATCAAGACGATAAAAGAGATCAAGCCGAAAGCAACGGATCAAGAATCCCTTCAGATTCATTTCTTCACATCATGAAAGAATCAATAAGGACATTCATGAATTTCATGAAACAAGACAAGAGGAGTCACTGCCAAATATTAGCAGCCTTCTTTAGCAGAAAAAGAAGTGGCTCGGCTGATGCAACACTACTCCACTTGCTAAAAAGAGTAAACAAAAAG AAAAAGGCCAAGTTGAATGATCTTAAACGGTCCGGGAAATGCTTGCGGAGAAGGCGGCTACGCGAGGAGGAAGAGCTGGAGATTTTGATGGCTTTGATAGACCTCAAAGTGGTGTCAAGAGTTTTGAGAATGGGTGATTTGAGTGGCGAACATCTGAATTGGTGTGAGAACAAGATGAGCAAAGTGAGGGTGTCTGATAGGAAATTACAAAGAGATTCCTCCCCACTTTTCTTTCCTGCTCATGAGTGA
- the LOC140862139 gene encoding NAC domain-containing protein 87-like, whose product MEEKNLPPGFRFHPTDEELITYYLSNKVSDFDFATRAIADVDFNKCEPWDLPAKASMGEKEWYFFSLRDRKYPTGLRTNRATEAGYWKTTGKDKEIFRGGDGALVGMKKTLVFYRGRAPKGEKTNWVMHEYRLESKHALKPTKEEWVVCRVFQKSLIVKKPQQTASSPQSQESPSDTNAMVNELQDLEYFQSFSNTMPIVSASTNFAPRNYDDSITNWGAAANSLQSLTNWPLLSTNLSMNSLLLTALQLRAGHGHTIGAATGATDGYTLMPQGSSSPFGNDFGVNFGMGSSSSRVLGDDQPPPEQSFNMDSNIWL is encoded by the exons ATGGAGGAAAAAAATCTTCCTCCGGGATTCCGGTTCCATCCAACGGACGAAGAACTCATCACATATTATCTGAGCAACAAGGTCTCCGATTTCGATTTCGCCACCAGGGCTATTGCTGATGTTGATTTTAACAAGTGTGAGCCATGGGATCTCCCAG CCAAAGCTTCCATGGGAGAGAAggaatggtatttcttcagccTAAGAGACCGAAAATACCCAACCGGTCTGAGGACGAACCGAGCAACAGAAGCTGGATACTGGAAAACAACAGGTAAAGATAAGGAGATTTTCCGGGGCGGGGACGGGGCGTTGGTCGGCATGaagaaaaccctagttttctacAGAGGCAGAGCTCCAAAGGGTGAGAAAACCAATTGGGTTATGCATGAATATCGCCTTGAATCCAAGCATGCCCTCAAACCAACCAag GAGGAGTGGGTGGTTTGTAGAGTTTTCCAAAAGAGTTTGATAGTGAAGAAACCTCAGCAAACAGCTTCTTCACCACAGTCCCAAGAATCCCCCTCCGACACCAACGCAATGGTGAACGAGCTACAAGACTTGGAATATTTCCAAAGTTTCAGTAACACTATGCCTATCGTTTCTGCATCAACAAATTTCGCCCCGCGAAACTACGACGACAGTATCACCAACTGGGGAGCTGCTGCAAATTCTTTGCAATCACTAACCAATTGGCCATTGTTGAGCACTAATCTTTCCATGAATTCTTTGCTTCTCACTGCATTACAACTCAGGGCCGGCCACGGCCACACCATAGGAGCTGCCACGGGTGCTACGGATGGCTACACTCTCATGCCACAAGGGTCGAGTTCTCCGTTTGGGAATGATTTCGGGGTCAACTTTGGCATGGGTTCATCTTCATCTAGGGTACTTGGTGATGACCAGCCACCGCCGGAGCAATCCTTTAACATGGACTCCAACATTTGGTTATAA
- the LOC140864096 gene encoding small ribosomal subunit protein uS8z/uS8w has protein sequence MVRVSVLNDALKSMYNAEKLGKRQVMIRPSSKVIIKFLLVMHRHGYIGEFEYVDDHRSGKIVVELNGRLNKCGVISPRFDVGVKEIEGWTARLLPSRQFGYIVLTTSAGIMDHEEARRKNVGGKVLGFFY, from the exons ATGGTGAGAGTTAGCGTGCTGAATGATGCCCTTAAGAGCATGTACAATGCGGAGAAGCTTGGGAAGCGCCAAGTGATGATAAGGCCGTCCTCTAAAGTTATCATCAAGTTTCTTCTGGTGATGCATAGGCATG GATACATTGGGGAGTTTGAATATGTGGATGATCACCGCTCTGGTAAAATTGTGGTTGAACTCAACGGAAGGTTGAATAAATGTGGTGTGATCAGTCCTCGCTTTGACGTTGGTGTCAAGGAAATTGAGGGGTGGACTGCAAGGTTGCTTCCTTCCAGACAG TTCGGCTATATCGTGCTGACCACATCTGCTGGCATCATGGACCACGAAGAGGCCAGGAGGAAAAACGTCGGTGGGAAAGTTCTTGGCTTCTTTTATTAA
- the LOC140864933 gene encoding uncharacterized protein isoform X2 — MLQQIPAFSFSPWIPLNKGSSLRLVKFKLSQFPVPMSCFHGLKTDGQNTEMLPVRGFKWRLVIAYDGTRFSGWQYQQSTPTVQCIVEEALTQITTLGREELQLVGASRTDAGVHAWCQVAHFITPFNYDELESVHRALNGLLPSDIRIREISSAVQEFHARFSVKSKIYHYKIYNDTIMDPFLRHYAYHSVYKLDTAAMRDAAKHFVGTHDFSAFSNTSHNDRTPNPVKNIFCFNVNEMGPLLQAEIEGSGFLYRQVRNMVALLLQVGREAASPDIVPKILASRDRKELAKHAFFVPPHGLRLMDIKYNEEHLHLPPDGPPTSFGRHHSIRKCKLSCY, encoded by the exons ATGCTACAACAGATACCAGCCTTTTCTTTCTCTCCATGGATCCCACTAAACAAGG GTTCTTCACTTAGGTTGGTGAAATTTAAGTTGTCTCAGTTTCCTGTACCAATGTCATGTTTCCATGGGCTAAAG ACTGATGGGCAGAATACGGAAATGCTCCCAGTTCGAGGTTTCAAGTGGCGATTGGTTATTGCTTATGATGGCACCCGTTTTTCAG GGTGGCAATACCAGCAATCAACGCCGACGGTTCAATGTATTGTTGAAGAAGCTTTGACTCAAATTACAACATTAGGACGGGAAGAACTTCAGTTAGTTGGTGCGAGTCGAACAGATGCAGGAGTTCATGCCTGGTGCCAG gtGGCGCACTTCATTACGCCATTCAACTATGACGAGTTGGAAAGCGTTCACAGAGCACTAAATGGTCTTCTTCCCTCTGATATCAGAATCAGAGAGATCAGCTCCGCGGTGCAAGAATTTCATGCTCGTTTTTCAGTTAAGAGCAAGATTTATCATTACAAAATTTACAATGACACCATCATGGACCCATTTCTCAGGCACTATGCTTACCATAGTGTTTATAAACTCGATACAGCTGCCATGAGGGATGCTGCAAAGCATTTTGTGGGAACTCACGACTTCTCTGCATTTTCCAATACATCACACAATGATAGGACGCCGAATCCAGTGAAGAATATCTTCTGTTTTAATGTGAATGAAATG GGACCTCTTTTGCAAGCAGAAATTGAAGGATCTGGTTTTTTATATAGGCAAGTTCGGAATATG GTTGCATTGTTGCTTCAAGTTGGGAGAGAAGCCGCTTCCCCTGACATAGTTCCCAAGATTTTGGCATCCCGTGACCGAAAAGAACTTGCGAAGCACGCGTTTTTCGTTCCTCCTCATGGTCTGCGTCTCATGGATATCAAGTACAATGAAGAACATCTCCATCTTCCCCCGGATGGCCCCCCAACAAGTTTTGGCAGGCATCATAGTATCAGGAAATGTAAGCTCTCATGTTATTGA
- the LOC140864933 gene encoding uncharacterized protein isoform X1 — translation MLQQIPAFSFSPWIPLNKGSSLRLVKFKLSQFPVPMSCFHGLKDLQTDGQNTEMLPVRGFKWRLVIAYDGTRFSGWQYQQSTPTVQCIVEEALTQITTLGREELQLVGASRTDAGVHAWCQVAHFITPFNYDELESVHRALNGLLPSDIRIREISSAVQEFHARFSVKSKIYHYKIYNDTIMDPFLRHYAYHSVYKLDTAAMRDAAKHFVGTHDFSAFSNTSHNDRTPNPVKNIFCFNVNEMGPLLQAEIEGSGFLYRQVRNMVALLLQVGREAASPDIVPKILASRDRKELAKHAFFVPPHGLRLMDIKYNEEHLHLPPDGPPTSFGRHHSIRKCKLSCY, via the exons ATGCTACAACAGATACCAGCCTTTTCTTTCTCTCCATGGATCCCACTAAACAAGG GTTCTTCACTTAGGTTGGTGAAATTTAAGTTGTCTCAGTTTCCTGTACCAATGTCATGTTTCCATGGGCTAAAG GATTTGCAGACTGATGGGCAGAATACGGAAATGCTCCCAGTTCGAGGTTTCAAGTGGCGATTGGTTATTGCTTATGATGGCACCCGTTTTTCAG GGTGGCAATACCAGCAATCAACGCCGACGGTTCAATGTATTGTTGAAGAAGCTTTGACTCAAATTACAACATTAGGACGGGAAGAACTTCAGTTAGTTGGTGCGAGTCGAACAGATGCAGGAGTTCATGCCTGGTGCCAG gtGGCGCACTTCATTACGCCATTCAACTATGACGAGTTGGAAAGCGTTCACAGAGCACTAAATGGTCTTCTTCCCTCTGATATCAGAATCAGAGAGATCAGCTCCGCGGTGCAAGAATTTCATGCTCGTTTTTCAGTTAAGAGCAAGATTTATCATTACAAAATTTACAATGACACCATCATGGACCCATTTCTCAGGCACTATGCTTACCATAGTGTTTATAAACTCGATACAGCTGCCATGAGGGATGCTGCAAAGCATTTTGTGGGAACTCACGACTTCTCTGCATTTTCCAATACATCACACAATGATAGGACGCCGAATCCAGTGAAGAATATCTTCTGTTTTAATGTGAATGAAATG GGACCTCTTTTGCAAGCAGAAATTGAAGGATCTGGTTTTTTATATAGGCAAGTTCGGAATATG GTTGCATTGTTGCTTCAAGTTGGGAGAGAAGCCGCTTCCCCTGACATAGTTCCCAAGATTTTGGCATCCCGTGACCGAAAAGAACTTGCGAAGCACGCGTTTTTCGTTCCTCCTCATGGTCTGCGTCTCATGGATATCAAGTACAATGAAGAACATCTCCATCTTCCCCCGGATGGCCCCCCAACAAGTTTTGGCAGGCATCATAGTATCAGGAAATGTAAGCTCTCATGTTATTGA